In Candidatus Thorarchaeota archaeon, the following proteins share a genomic window:
- a CDS encoding Snf7 family protein, with protein sequence MDFLSGKKEVDAERGILEIKSTMNAITLRIRQLETRISQKHSAAKKAVKQGNKTLAKSHLGVAVDLEKRLGRYQQQFQTLQSALMSIEESSDQTDILKTLRIANRALNQARENLSPAEIQEEMDKLSDSLERISISSELLSENLVGTGTSISEKEEIEKRLSEMEAEVLMEKKSTVPSVGEQHIAARRKKDAASDRVEELLLELEEEARMEKERSS encoded by the coding sequence ATGGATTTCCTGAGCGGCAAGAAAGAAGTTGATGCCGAAAGAGGAATTCTAGAAATAAAGAGTACTATGAATGCGATTACGCTTAGAATAAGACAGCTTGAAACCCGAATCTCGCAGAAGCATAGTGCGGCAAAGAAAGCTGTGAAACAAGGAAACAAGACCTTAGCCAAGTCTCATTTGGGCGTTGCGGTAGACCTTGAGAAACGGTTAGGTAGGTACCAGCAGCAGTTTCAAACACTTCAATCTGCGCTTATGAGCATCGAGGAATCGAGTGATCAGACTGACATTCTAAAGACTCTTCGGATTGCAAATAGAGCTTTGAATCAGGCTCGTGAAAATCTATCCCCCGCTGAGATACAGGAGGAAATGGATAAGTTGTCTGATTCCTTGGAGCGAATTTCTATTTCAAGCGAGCTTCTATCCGAGAATCTCGTTGGAACGGGAACTAGTATTAGTGAGAAAGAAGAAATTGAAAAACGACTGAGCGAAATGGAAGCCGAAGTTCTCATGGAGAAGAAATCTACTGTTCCTTCCGTAGGGGAGCAACATATTGCAGCCAGACGAAAAAAGGATGCTGCTTCTGATAGGGTTGAAGAGCTTCTACTGGAGCTCGAAGAGGAAGCCCGAATGGAGAAAGAGAGAAGCTCCTAG
- a CDS encoding Mrp/NBP35 family ATP-binding protein produces MSKSKSMVPPEVEKAMKNVKHKIVILSGKGGVGKTTVATNLAMSFAKKGKQAGILDVDIYGPNVPKLLGLEGQHPTAEEKMIQPVRGPLDTKVMSMAFLLRNRDDAVAWRGPLVAKTISQFLGNVTWGELDVLVVDLPPGTGDEILSILQSIPDIDGVVIVSTPQEVAVLDARRAVRLVKKMGIPILGIIENMSDFVCPNCGESYKLYGEGAAQEATEDFQIDLLGSLPLDPRVIQRSDEGKPFVISEPDTEVSKAFESVVEKLASKINME; encoded by the coding sequence ATGTCCAAATCAAAATCGATGGTGCCTCCCGAAGTAGAGAAAGCTATGAAAAACGTCAAACACAAAATTGTGATACTTAGTGGGAAAGGCGGTGTAGGTAAGACTACTGTTGCAACCAATCTGGCCATGTCTTTTGCTAAAAAGGGAAAACAAGCCGGCATACTAGATGTAGACATATACGGGCCTAATGTTCCAAAGCTCCTTGGTTTAGAAGGACAGCATCCAACGGCCGAGGAGAAGATGATTCAGCCAGTTAGGGGGCCACTGGATACAAAAGTCATGAGTATGGCCTTCTTATTGCGAAACAGGGATGACGCTGTAGCCTGGAGAGGGCCATTGGTGGCTAAGACAATCAGTCAGTTCCTTGGTAATGTTACGTGGGGAGAGCTAGATGTGCTGGTTGTTGACCTTCCACCAGGTACAGGTGATGAAATTCTTAGTATTCTTCAGTCTATTCCAGACATCGATGGAGTTGTCATTGTGAGTACCCCCCAAGAAGTTGCAGTGCTTGATGCTAGACGAGCCGTTCGTCTCGTCAAAAAGATGGGAATACCGATTCTAGGAATAATTGAGAATATGAGCGACTTTGTGTGCCCAAACTGTGGTGAATCATACAAGCTCTATGGTGAAGGAGCAGCACAAGAAGCAACAGAAGATTTCCAAATCGATTTGTTGGGCTCCCTTCCCTTAGATCCGAGAGTAATCCAGCGCAGTGACGAGGGAAAACCATTTGTTATTTCAGAACCCGATACTGAAGTCTCAAAGGCATTCGAATCTGTGGTAGAGAAACTGGCTTCCAAAATCAACATGGAGTAG
- a CDS encoding HAD family hydrolase — MLEAVVFDLDGTIIALTLPLNKMRADTKEFYLQKGLPPSLLDPTDGISSSTKKAKQYFMEQGMPEEEWEQLQKEVDVVLNKHESDAANEVRLVDKAKSVVNSVSDMGLKTAILTNNGREAVDKILDQINVDHLFDVIQTRNESPNPKPFPDGLIRVLKRLNVKPSEAIYVGDASIDAEAARRAGISFWGVATGEVKKEELLEAGAEEVFDELKGILPVLRKRLNS, encoded by the coding sequence ATGCTAGAAGCTGTGGTTTTCGATCTCGATGGAACAATAATAGCTCTAACGCTACCATTGAACAAAATGCGAGCTGACACAAAGGAGTTCTATTTGCAGAAAGGTCTTCCTCCAAGTCTTCTTGATCCTACGGATGGTATATCCAGTTCAACCAAAAAGGCAAAGCAATACTTCATGGAACAAGGAATGCCCGAAGAAGAATGGGAACAGCTTCAAAAAGAGGTTGATGTCGTATTGAATAAGCATGAATCGGACGCGGCCAACGAAGTACGACTGGTTGATAAGGCCAAGTCCGTTGTAAATTCCGTATCCGACATGGGATTAAAAACAGCAATATTGACCAATAATGGCCGGGAAGCGGTTGACAAGATATTGGACCAAATCAACGTAGATCATCTTTTTGATGTTATTCAGACTCGCAACGAATCGCCCAATCCGAAGCCTTTTCCAGATGGCTTGATTCGTGTTCTTAAAAGACTCAATGTGAAGCCGAGTGAGGCTATATACGTTGGAGATGCAAGTATAGATGCTGAAGCTGCAAGAAGAGCTGGCATTTCTTTCTGGGGTGTTGCAACAGGCGAAGTCAAGAAAGAAGAGCTTCTCGAAGCGGGAGCTGAAGAAGTATTTGATGAGCTCAAAGGAATTCTTCCCGTATTGCGAAAACGGTTGAACAGTTAA
- a CDS encoding bifunctional phosphoglucose/phosphomannose isomerase: protein MSKLVDAFFTLLGKKTLRENIQEIATSLAAPRSKGICTVGMGGSSIVGQIAIALLKESSPVPLSFVRDYQLPSFIDDEWTVIAVSYSGNTEETLSAYQHAESRGCELFAVTTGGQLEAMSNPDRTHLLLEGIQPRAALPMMLAAVLPLMECLIGKPPTNFETLSKRMNSSQQKMEVSTKEPQDLAIHIHDRLPTFIGWRHLAPVAYRAKTQINENAKWPAYNLELPEANHNEIEAIGAYSRKSVIPVLLRSAYEGTQTRKRFKATSKILEREGIEVESISFSCESKLEEVLAITQYLDRLSVNLADIRGVNPMDVPQISLLKAILGGETEL, encoded by the coding sequence ATGAGTAAGTTGGTTGACGCTTTCTTCACTCTATTGGGTAAGAAAACGTTACGAGAAAACATCCAAGAAATAGCAACAAGCTTAGCAGCTCCCAGAAGCAAAGGCATTTGCACAGTTGGTATGGGAGGGAGCTCAATAGTCGGCCAAATTGCTATTGCATTACTCAAAGAATCATCTCCAGTACCTTTGTCATTTGTTCGGGATTACCAACTACCAAGCTTCATTGATGATGAATGGACTGTAATTGCTGTCAGCTACTCCGGAAATACTGAAGAAACGCTATCTGCATATCAACATGCAGAATCCAGGGGGTGCGAACTCTTTGCAGTTACAACTGGAGGTCAACTGGAAGCAATGTCTAATCCAGATAGAACACATCTTTTGCTAGAAGGTATTCAGCCACGAGCTGCCCTACCCATGATGCTGGCAGCAGTTCTCCCACTCATGGAATGCTTGATTGGAAAGCCCCCCACCAATTTTGAGACACTGTCAAAGCGAATGAATAGTAGTCAGCAAAAAATGGAGGTTTCCACCAAGGAACCACAAGATCTAGCCATTCACATCCATGACCGCCTCCCGACTTTCATCGGATGGCGACATCTTGCACCTGTTGCATATAGAGCAAAAACACAAATCAATGAAAACGCAAAATGGCCTGCATATAACCTCGAATTGCCGGAAGCCAATCATAACGAGATAGAAGCCATAGGTGCATATAGCAGAAAATCGGTGATTCCTGTTCTACTAAGAAGTGCATACGAGGGAACACAAACACGCAAACGATTCAAGGCGACATCGAAAATTCTTGAACGAGAAGGAATAGAAGTCGAAAGCATATCCTTCTCCTGCGAATCCAAACTTGAAGAGGTACTGGCAATCACCCAATATCTTGACCGCTTATCAGTTAACCTTGCTGATATTCGCGGGGTGAATCCGATGGATGTACCTCAGATATCATTATTGAAGGCCATTCTTGGAGGAGAAACTGAATTGTAG
- a CDS encoding ABC transporter permease: MGLREYVMRRAIYMFLLVVAVVCFNFFLFRLPTLVLNVSPVDLMISDELRRNLTQKALEELYMRFGLVPDPDIFDWIYMFWRYLVNMFTGNFGISFVTQTKVINEIMSRLPNTLLLMGTASIVSIVLGIWTGVRVASDPGSKKDVGAVTVALFIYSLPIFWFGMMLLMVFAYYLPNMTGGLIDFPLKGTISYDVWVAAKTSPFGALMVAADILRHLILPVIALGVGGYGGYFLYMRNNLIDVMTEDYILTARAKGLNESQVLYKHGLKNAMLPMVTIIAMTFGFLINGATLTETVFNWYGLGRYIYSSLIILDYPVVQAIFMIIAITAILANFVADLLYGVLDPRIKYT, from the coding sequence ATGGGATTGCGTGAATACGTTATGAGACGGGCCATTTACATGTTCCTGCTTGTAGTAGCCGTTGTTTGTTTCAACTTCTTCCTATTCAGACTTCCAACTTTGGTTCTGAATGTAAGCCCAGTTGACCTCATGATAAGCGACGAGTTGCGACGCAACCTTACACAGAAAGCTCTTGAAGAGTTATATATGCGATTTGGCCTAGTTCCAGATCCTGACATCTTTGACTGGATTTACATGTTCTGGCGATATCTTGTCAATATGTTTACCGGGAATTTCGGCATTTCGTTTGTCACACAAACAAAGGTGATTAACGAGATTATGTCGAGACTTCCAAACACACTACTCTTGATGGGCACAGCTTCAATCGTCTCTATTGTATTGGGCATTTGGACGGGAGTGAGAGTCGCTTCTGATCCTGGTTCCAAGAAAGACGTTGGTGCCGTGACTGTGGCGTTGTTCATATACTCGTTACCAATATTCTGGTTTGGTATGATGCTGCTCATGGTATTTGCCTACTACTTGCCTAACATGACGGGTGGGCTAATCGACTTTCCATTGAAAGGAACGATTTCCTACGATGTATGGGTGGCCGCAAAAACGAGTCCATTTGGAGCTCTTATGGTTGCAGCGGATATCTTACGACACCTTATTTTGCCTGTTATTGCGTTGGGTGTTGGCGGTTATGGTGGCTACTTCCTATACATGCGGAACAATCTAATCGATGTCATGACCGAGGACTACATCCTTACTGCACGTGCAAAGGGTCTAAATGAGAGTCAAGTACTGTACAAGCATGGACTCAAGAATGCCATGTTACCGATGGTTACAATAATTGCAATGACCTTTGGTTTCCTCATCAATGGCGCTACTTTGACAGAGACAGTGTTCAACTGGTATGGGCTTGGACGATATATCTATAGCAGTCTGATAATTCTGGATTATCCGGTGGTGCAGGCTATCTTCATGATTATTGCCATCACCGCGATTCTAGCCAACTTCGTTGCAGACTTGCTATATGGAGTTCTAGATCCCAGAATCAAGTATACTTGA
- a CDS encoding ABC transporter permease — MGFWKEFRRHKIGFVGIVILLFYVGMAVSAPTLATHDPKVNNKVAPTFRAPSWVSVFDPEGVVTDEYMPDQYLYEEPAFTVEGTNTDEFSYDHRAGSGANQSKVEMIWEHTPGEMDWPMPLPLNTENRPSSNDYVYFTQTLDWPYENLPGDVNMTFDYATELTGDFASQEEGGLMFKVFLYLVDSSDNWWRVYESYPPYNPNIQSRRIDLSYWDMREGWEGMVEEEGSQEDPRDELTVACVLAPSNKFLSYGGMSPEEEWTGSVNVTVTRLGMKVYGEYFGILGTTDKGADAWSQLVYGSRVSLIVGVMATALSTAVGVIVGLVAGYFGGKVDEALMRVVDFLLVIPSLPLMMVLAAFLGRSVENIIVVIAILGWTGTSRLIRSQVLAEKNKAYVESARAIGASDTYIMFRHILPNVTPILFANITLGVVGAILSESGLAFLGLTDPSLPSWGRMLADAQASGAFANGAWWLVIFPGVTITTLSLAFTFVGHTLDQILNPKLRER; from the coding sequence ATGGGCTTCTGGAAAGAGTTCCGGCGACACAAAATAGGATTCGTCGGTATCGTTATTCTGTTATTCTATGTTGGTATGGCGGTTTCTGCCCCAACACTTGCTACACATGATCCGAAGGTTAACAACAAGGTAGCACCAACATTCAGAGCTCCTTCATGGGTATCTGTATTTGACCCTGAGGGTGTAGTAACAGATGAATATATGCCAGACCAATATCTGTACGAGGAGCCAGCATTCACTGTGGAAGGAACCAATACGGATGAGTTTTCGTATGATCATCGGGCCGGTTCGGGTGCCAATCAATCTAAAGTCGAAATGATATGGGAACATACGCCTGGAGAAATGGATTGGCCTATGCCTTTACCTCTCAATACGGAGAACCGCCCTTCGAGTAACGACTATGTCTATTTCACACAGACTTTGGATTGGCCATATGAAAATCTACCCGGCGACGTCAACATGACATTTGACTACGCTACGGAACTTACCGGAGACTTCGCCAGTCAAGAAGAGGGTGGATTGATGTTCAAGGTCTTCCTCTATCTTGTGGATAGTTCCGATAACTGGTGGCGAGTCTACGAATCTTACCCCCCGTACAATCCAAATATCCAAAGCCGAAGGATTGACTTAAGCTACTGGGATATGCGCGAAGGCTGGGAAGGGATGGTGGAGGAAGAAGGTAGTCAAGAAGATCCACGTGATGAGCTTACAGTTGCCTGTGTTCTCGCACCAAGCAACAAATTCCTGTCATATGGTGGTATGTCACCTGAGGAAGAATGGACTGGGTCTGTTAACGTCACAGTTACGAGGCTTGGTATGAAAGTATATGGTGAATACTTTGGAATACTGGGCACTACCGACAAGGGTGCAGATGCATGGAGCCAGCTCGTTTACGGTTCCCGAGTTTCTCTTATTGTGGGTGTTATGGCCACAGCGCTTTCTACGGCTGTTGGTGTGATAGTTGGACTTGTTGCAGGATACTTCGGTGGTAAAGTAGACGAAGCACTGATGCGAGTCGTCGACTTCTTGCTAGTAATTCCGAGCTTACCTTTGATGATGGTTCTTGCAGCTTTCTTGGGTAGAAGTGTAGAGAATATTATTGTCGTAATTGCTATACTGGGTTGGACCGGCACATCTCGTCTGATTCGATCGCAGGTTCTTGCGGAGAAGAACAAAGCATATGTTGAATCGGCTCGTGCTATCGGTGCGTCCGATACTTACATTATGTTTCGGCACATCTTGCCTAATGTCACCCCAATCCTGTTTGCAAACATCACTCTTGGTGTGGTCGGAGCTATCTTATCTGAATCTGGACTGGCTTTCCTGGGCCTGACTGATCCTAGCTTACCAAGCTGGGGACGCATGCTTGCAGACGCACAAGCTTCAGGAGCTTTCGCAAATGGTGCGTGGTGGCTTGTAATATTCCCTGGTGTGACCATCACTACCCTCTCCCTAGCATTCACTTTCGTTGGCCACACACTGGATCAGATACTCAATCCTAAACTCCGAGAACGTTAG